In the genome of Candidatus Hydrogenedentota bacterium, one region contains:
- a CDS encoding 4Fe-4S binding protein, whose translation MGTQKWRRRPGQVVFTHEARCRDCYRCLRACPVKAIRVVEGQAYVDADRCIACGTCIRECPQHAKAFRVDLEEAMRLMAGPGPKAASVAPSFAALLGPENQNRLPGALRRLGFDFVGETASGAHEVARRTGELFRAAPSGQIICTACPAVVQYIEQYAPDLVDRLAPVVSPMIAHARILRARLGPETKVVFFGPCVTKKAEAGRPELRADVDCVLTFSEMVQWLAQEGITLPDCGESPFDESPPGDSRYFPLPGGLARTAGLATDLLDEQIIAVDGMEDLEQALDRLRNSDEPVLLEPLFCAQGCVNGAGMPGRGNLFARRRGVLDYAARHPGAAAKAPAPPDLGTSHRRAPADGGAFPDAEINAVLERTGKGAAEDQLNCGACGYGSCRDQAAAVLRGMATPEMCIPHMRRLAEQRGDRIIETTPNGVVILDGDLNVLAMNPAFRRMFQCGDGLLGKRVSHLMDAEPFERVTASGEPFEETVRHGSYRRVCRQMIYTMPEERQTVGIFVDITRAVASEEQLETLRAETGRKARELLDHQVRMAQEMARFLGASTAQSEELVRNMLLLAEARREQAPGE comes from the coding sequence ATGGGCACGCAAAAATGGCGGCGCCGCCCCGGCCAGGTGGTGTTCACGCACGAGGCGCGCTGCCGCGACTGCTACCGGTGCCTGCGGGCCTGCCCGGTGAAGGCCATCCGCGTGGTGGAGGGCCAGGCCTATGTGGACGCGGACCGCTGCATCGCCTGCGGCACCTGCATCCGCGAGTGCCCGCAGCACGCAAAGGCGTTCCGGGTGGACCTTGAGGAGGCGATGCGCCTGATGGCCGGGCCGGGGCCGAAAGCCGCCAGCGTCGCGCCGTCCTTCGCCGCGCTGCTCGGCCCTGAAAACCAGAACCGCCTGCCCGGCGCGCTCCGGCGGCTGGGCTTTGACTTCGTCGGCGAGACCGCCTCCGGCGCCCACGAGGTGGCCCGGCGCACGGGGGAACTGTTCCGCGCGGCGCCCTCGGGGCAGATAATCTGCACCGCGTGCCCGGCGGTGGTCCAATACATCGAGCAGTACGCGCCGGACCTGGTGGACCGGCTCGCCCCGGTGGTGTCCCCCATGATTGCCCATGCGCGGATACTGAGGGCGCGGCTGGGCCCGGAGACGAAAGTGGTCTTCTTCGGGCCGTGCGTCACGAAAAAGGCCGAGGCCGGACGCCCGGAACTGAGGGCCGACGTGGACTGCGTGCTCACTTTTTCGGAAATGGTCCAGTGGCTCGCGCAGGAGGGAATCACCCTGCCGGACTGCGGCGAGTCCCCCTTCGACGAGTCCCCGCCCGGAGACTCCCGCTACTTCCCCCTGCCCGGCGGGCTCGCGCGGACCGCGGGCCTGGCCACGGACCTGCTGGACGAGCAGATCATCGCCGTGGACGGCATGGAGGACCTGGAGCAGGCCCTGGACCGCCTGCGGAACTCGGACGAGCCCGTGCTGCTCGAGCCGCTGTTCTGCGCCCAGGGCTGCGTGAACGGCGCGGGCATGCCCGGCCGGGGCAACCTCTTCGCGCGGCGGCGGGGCGTCCTCGACTATGCGGCGCGGCATCCGGGCGCGGCGGCGAAGGCGCCGGCCCCGCCGGACCTCGGCACGTCGCACCGGCGCGCGCCCGCGGACGGCGGCGCCTTCCCCGACGCGGAAATCAACGCGGTGCTGGAACGGACGGGCAAGGGCGCGGCGGAGGACCAGTTGAACTGCGGGGCCTGCGGCTACGGCTCCTGCCGCGACCAGGCGGCTGCGGTGCTCCGGGGCATGGCCACGCCGGAGATGTGCATTCCGCACATGCGGCGCCTCGCGGAGCAGCGGGGCGACCGTATCATCGAGACGACGCCGAACGGGGTGGTCATCCTGGACGGAGACCTGAACGTGCTGGCCATGAACCCGGCCTTCCGCAGAATGTTCCAGTGCGGCGACGGGCTGCTCGGCAAGCGGGTTTCCCACCTGATGGACGCGGAGCCCTTCGAGCGGGTGACGGCCTCGGGAGAACCCTTCGAGGAGACGGTCCGCCACGGCAGCTACCGGCGCGTCTGCCGCCAGATGATCTACACCATGCCCGAGGAGCGCCAGACCGTGGGCATCTTCGTGGACATCACGCGCGCCGTCGCCTCGGAGGAGCAGCTCGAGACCCTGCGCGCCGAGACCGGCCGCAAGGCGCGGGAACTGCTCGACCACCAGGTGCGCATGGCCCAGGAGATGGCGCGCTTCCTCGGCGCGAGCACGGCCCAGAGCGAGGAACTGGTGAGGAACATGCTCCTGCTCGCCGAGGCCCGGCGGGAACAGGCCCCCG
- a CDS encoding redox-sensing transcriptional repressor Rex produces the protein MNLKGLQRPIPEPTLRRLPIYHHLLRQCLAGGMETISCSQIADELHYDPTQIRKDFAVTGIKGRPKVGYDLPDLIQAVEEFLGWNNIRKAFLAGTGNLGSALLGYSRFNRYGLDIVAAFDKDPARVGARVCEREILHISKLPNLAKRMHVLVGVITVPGEGAQEVANLMVQGGIRAIWNFAPISINAPEDVIVQNEDLYASLGVLLQRLSTIIKPG, from the coding sequence ATGAATCTCAAAGGCCTTCAGCGCCCCATCCCCGAGCCGACCCTGCGGCGGCTGCCCATTTACCACCACCTGCTCCGCCAATGCCTGGCCGGCGGCATGGAGACCATCTCATGCAGCCAGATTGCGGACGAGCTCCACTATGACCCGACGCAAATCCGCAAGGATTTCGCGGTGACGGGCATCAAGGGCCGGCCGAAGGTGGGCTACGACCTTCCCGACCTCATCCAGGCGGTGGAGGAGTTCCTGGGGTGGAACAACATCCGCAAGGCCTTTCTCGCGGGCACGGGAAACCTGGGCTCGGCCCTGCTGGGCTACAGCCGGTTCAACCGCTACGGGCTGGACATCGTGGCGGCCTTTGACAAGGACCCCGCCCGCGTGGGGGCGCGGGTCTGCGAGCGTGAAATCCTGCACATCAGCAAACTGCCGAACCTCGCGAAGCGGATGCATGTGCTCGTGGGCGTCATCACCGTGCCCGGCGAGGGCGCGCAGGAGGTGGCCAACCTGATGGTGCAGGGGGGCATCCGGGCCATCTGGAACTTCGCCCCGATCAGCATCAACGCGCCGGAGGATGTCATCGTCCAGAACGAGGACCTCTACGCCTCGCTGGGCGTGCTCCTCCAGCGCCTGAGCACCATCATCAAACCCGGCTGA